One Lachnospiraceae bacterium C1.1 genomic region harbors:
- the nusB gene encoding transcription antitermination factor NusB — protein sequence MKRSLLREHVFILLFMTEFNSIEDMPHQMRLYFDQLEEPADDASEEFIEHRFKAILDCLPELDEMINSRIEGWSTTRMGKVELALIRLATYEIRFDEDVPIPVAINEAVELAKKYGLEESASFVNGILAKMV from the coding sequence ATGAAAAGAAGCCTTTTAAGAGAACATGTATTTATTTTATTATTTATGACAGAATTTAATTCGATCGAGGATATGCCCCATCAGATGAGATTATATTTCGATCAGCTTGAAGAGCCTGCAGATGATGCTTCTGAAGAGTTTATCGAGCACAGGTTCAAGGCAATTCTTGATTGTCTTCCGGAGCTTGATGAAATGATCAATTCCAGAATAGAAGGATGGAGCACAACACGTATGGGTAAGGTTGAGCTTGCTCTTATAAGGCTTGCAACTTATGAAATACGTTTCGATGAGGATGTGCCTATTCCTGTGGCAATTAATGAAGCAGTTGAGCTCGCAAAGAAATACGGACTGGAAGAGTCAGCTTCCTTTGTTAATGGAATTTTGGCCAAAATGGTATAA
- the xseB gene encoding exodeoxyribonuclease VII small subunit: protein MSARQKKEMTIEEGFTFLEDSVKKLTDEDVSLEESFAVYEKAMQVLKETHDKIETVEKKVMVINGDGTEEEFQ from the coding sequence ATGTCAGCAAGACAGAAAAAAGAAATGACAATTGAAGAGGGATTCACGTTTCTCGAAGATTCGGTAAAAAAACTTACAGATGAGGATGTCTCGCTTGAAGAATCTTTTGCTGTATATGAAAAAGCCATGCAAGTTTTAAAAGAAACACATGATAAGATTGAAACAGTAGAAAAGAAAGTGATGGTAATTAACGGAGATGGAACTGAAGAAGAGTTTCAATGA
- a CDS encoding Asp23/Gls24 family envelope stress response protein, with protein sequence MSEEIKSNGISIENDATGEIKIADDVVAAIASLAAQEVEGVGRMTGSISKTIMNYVGMRSVEKGVRVDVAEGVVRADISLNIKYGYSIPEVSKNVQKNVKSAIETMTGLSVADVNIRIASIDMGAESEK encoded by the coding sequence ATGTCAGAAGAGATAAAATCAAATGGTATCAGTATTGAGAATGATGCCACAGGAGAAATAAAGATTGCTGATGATGTGGTGGCAGCCATTGCATCACTTGCTGCACAGGAAGTAGAAGGTGTTGGCAGGATGACAGGCAGCATCAGCAAAACAATAATGAACTACGTCGGAATGAGATCAGTGGAAAAGGGCGTAAGGGTTGACGTTGCAGAAGGAGTTGTAAGAGCTGATATTTCTTTAAATATCAAGTATGGTTATAGTATTCCCGAAGTAAGTAAAAACGTACAGAAAAATGTTAAAAGTGCGATAGAGACCATGACAGGTCTTTCTGTCGCTGATGTAAATATAAGAATAGCAAGTATAGATATGGGAGCAGAATCTGAGAAATGA
- the xseA gene encoding exodeoxyribonuclease VII large subunit: MEKVFSVTQVNAYVRGLFDDDLILSEIRIKGELSNVKYHSSGHIYFTLKDSKAAISGLMFERDALTLDFTLKEGQLVVVSGRVGVYERDGRYQIYARNITREGAGLLYEKYEKLKKELSEMGMFDEMYKKPIPPFVRKVGVVTAPTGAAVRDIINISKRRNPYVDILLYPAKVQGEGAAESIVNGITCLDERNCDVIIIGRGGGSIEDLWAFNEEIVARAIFNAQTPIISGTGHETDTTIADWVADLRAPTPSAAAELAVFDYRSFEDLIDNYSERLKDGMLRRTDNAKSYLREIRLKLSRYSPSNALMLQKEKLKSFEERLNNSMIRRIENDQVRITDIEEEMRSVINQKLTLRKQQLSTLAAKLEGVSPVATLSRGYSFVANNSGKALKTVKDVRKGSHIQIYLRDGKVYADVSKTEKRNDN; the protein is encoded by the coding sequence ATGGAAAAAGTATTTTCTGTCACACAGGTCAATGCATATGTGCGAGGACTTTTTGATGATGATCTGATTCTTTCGGAAATCAGGATAAAAGGCGAGCTGTCAAACGTTAAATACCATTCTTCAGGACATATCTATTTCACACTGAAAGACAGCAAAGCGGCTATTTCAGGACTTATGTTTGAACGTGATGCCCTTACATTGGATTTCACGCTTAAAGAAGGTCAGCTCGTAGTCGTCAGCGGAAGGGTTGGCGTATACGAGCGTGACGGAAGATATCAGATCTATGCGCGCAACATTACACGTGAAGGCGCAGGGCTTCTTTATGAAAAATATGAAAAATTAAAAAAAGAACTTTCGGAAATGGGCATGTTTGATGAAATGTATAAAAAGCCCATTCCTCCTTTTGTCAGAAAAGTGGGCGTTGTCACAGCACCCACCGGAGCAGCTGTAAGGGATATAATAAATATATCAAAGAGACGAAATCCTTATGTTGACATCTTGCTTTATCCTGCAAAGGTTCAGGGTGAGGGTGCAGCAGAATCTATTGTTAATGGTATAACCTGCCTGGATGAAAGAAACTGCGATGTGATAATCATCGGCAGAGGCGGAGGTTCTATAGAAGATCTTTGGGCATTTAATGAAGAAATAGTTGCAAGGGCTATTTTTAATGCCCAGACGCCAATAATTTCAGGCACAGGACATGAGACAGATACTACAATTGCTGACTGGGTTGCAGATCTAAGAGCACCTACACCATCAGCGGCTGCAGAACTTGCTGTTTTTGATTATCGGTCATTTGAAGATCTTATAGATAATTATTCGGAACGTCTCAAAGACGGAATGCTCAGAAGAACAGATAATGCAAAGAGTTATTTAAGGGAGATCCGATTAAAACTAAGCAGATATTCACCTTCAAATGCATTGATGCTCCAAAAGGAAAAGTTAAAAAGCTTTGAGGAACGACTGAATAATTCCATGATCCGTAGAATCGAGAATGACCAGGTCAGAATTACAGACATCGAAGAAGAAATGAGATCAGTTATTAATCAGAAACTGACTCTAAGAAAACAACAGCTTTCAACTCTTGCAGCTAAACTTGAGGGCGTTTCTCCGGTAGCTACATTGAGCAGAGGATATTCATTTGTAGCAAATAATTCGGGAAAAGCTTTGAAAACTGTTAAAGATGTAAGAAAAGGAAGCCATATTCAGATTTATTTAAGAGACGGAAAGGTATACGCAGATGTCAGCAAGACAGAAAAAAGAAATGACAATTGA
- a CDS encoding transglutaminase domain-containing protein, producing MLKKRLKKTGKHKKGSRRKAALIMSLFILILLLTACSSDEVRAGIDNTVDKIYNFTDSIVEAVEDIIAGFSGKTSDEETDESTESTEALSFEDWLREHPDASSEDYRTEDSSEDSSVSSDSASTEVEDSDEYGGNLHYCYTTLSSSEKKVYREVYDCLNTMSENVKLSTTDTDVLDKCFNYCIMDHPEIFYTDGYRATVTSMGETKVGLAVTGRYTMSAQKRKDYQERIDKAVDKILKDAPKDDTDYEKVKYCFEYIVSNTTYNVNAANNQNIISVFINGESVCQGYSLAMKYLLDRLGVQSAVVYGSANDSNHSWNIVKIDGTWCYVDSTWGDSSYRNYMNTEIVDEINYNYFGCNNEILRATHKIDSPLYLPNCTSLSAYYYVKEGLYFKSADLERLKAVFKLQTARNEDFFMIRADTDSVYKEFVKELFDNKKIFEIYKGSKRITYANDDTEKTISFWIE from the coding sequence ATGCTTAAAAAGAGATTAAAAAAAACCGGAAAACATAAAAAAGGAAGCAGAAGAAAAGCGGCATTGATAATGTCGCTTTTCATTTTAATCTTACTTTTGACCGCATGCAGTTCAGATGAGGTCAGAGCAGGCATTGATAATACAGTAGATAAGATTTATAACTTTACTGACAGTATTGTTGAAGCCGTAGAAGATATTATTGCTGGTTTTAGCGGGAAAACTTCCGATGAAGAGACTGATGAATCGACAGAGTCTACAGAGGCCTTATCTTTTGAGGACTGGTTAAGAGAGCATCCTGATGCATCGTCTGAAGATTACAGAACAGAAGATAGTAGTGAAGATTCTTCTGTGAGCAGTGATTCAGCTTCAACAGAAGTGGAAGACAGCGATGAATATGGCGGCAATCTTCATTATTGTTACACGACGCTTTCTTCATCCGAGAAAAAAGTATATCGCGAAGTATATGACTGCCTGAATACAATGAGTGAAAATGTAAAGCTGTCCACAACTGATACTGATGTGCTCGATAAATGCTTTAATTATTGTATAATGGATCATCCTGAGATTTTTTATACAGACGGATACAGAGCTACTGTGACCAGTATGGGAGAAACAAAGGTGGGTCTTGCAGTTACAGGACGATATACAATGTCTGCACAGAAGAGAAAAGATTATCAGGAAAGAATCGATAAGGCGGTAGATAAAATCCTTAAAGATGCACCGAAAGATGATACTGATTATGAGAAGGTAAAATACTGTTTTGAATATATAGTGTCAAATACGACATATAATGTTAACGCCGCTAATAATCAAAATATAATTTCTGTTTTTATTAATGGTGAGAGCGTATGTCAGGGATACAGCCTTGCTATGAAATATCTTCTTGACAGGCTGGGAGTTCAGTCGGCAGTCGTGTACGGATCGGCAAATGATTCAAATCATTCATGGAATATTGTAAAGATTGATGGAACCTGGTGCTATGTTGATTCGACATGGGGGGATTCTTCGTATCGAAATTATATGAATACAGAAATTGTAGACGAAATAAACTACAATTATTTCGGATGCAATAATGAAATATTGCGGGCAACGCATAAAATAGACAGTCCTTTATATCTGCCAAATTGTACATCACTTTCTGCGTACTATTATGTTAAAGAAGGCCTTTATTTTAAGTCGGCAGACCTTGAACGCCTGAAGGCAGTATTCAAACTTCAAACGGCCAGAAATGAGGATTTCTTTATGATCAGGGCAGATACGGATTCGGTTTATAAGGAATTTGTAAAAGAGCTTTTTGATAATAAAAAGATTTTTGAAATATATAAGGGGTCAAAAAGAATTACATATGCCAATGATGATACTGAGAAAACGATTTCTTTTTGGATAGAATAA
- a CDS encoding NAD(+)/NADH kinase, producing MNQFLIVVNANRDRELKSANLVRKILEDAGKIVELHVSKPDGLGNYTPVKNISDGTDCVIVLGGDGTFITAARDISSHEIPMLGINLGRVGFLTDVEVSQIPEAMEKIIAGEYSIEERMMLCGKVYKEDGTIKGESRAVNDIVIHNSSNLKISEYRLEVDGSELGTYRSDGLIVCTPTGSTAYSMSAGGPIIEPTARMMVITPVCPHTLNTRSIVLSPESSIKIISRTADNTVVFDGHNQISVKENDYVEIRPSRKVTRILRIGQESFLSLLSQKFNS from the coding sequence ATGAATCAATTTTTGATAGTAGTTAATGCAAACAGAGACAGAGAGTTAAAGAGTGCCAATCTTGTAAGGAAGATCCTTGAGGATGCCGGAAAGATAGTAGAACTTCATGTTTCCAAGCCTGATGGACTTGGAAATTATACTCCTGTAAAAAATATTTCTGATGGTACAGACTGTGTTATCGTACTTGGCGGAGATGGTACGTTTATTACCGCTGCGAGGGATATTTCAAGTCATGAAATACCGATGCTTGGCATAAATCTCGGAAGAGTTGGATTTCTTACTGATGTTGAGGTCAGTCAGATACCTGAGGCAATGGAAAAGATCATTGCCGGGGAATACAGCATAGAAGAGCGAATGATGCTTTGCGGCAAGGTCTATAAAGAAGATGGTACGATAAAGGGCGAGTCAAGAGCTGTAAACGATATTGTAATCCATAATTCCTCAAATTTGAAAATTTCCGAATACAGGCTTGAGGTTGATGGAAGTGAACTTGGTACATATCGTTCAGACGGACTTATAGTTTGTACGCCTACAGGTTCCACGGCATATTCTATGTCTGCAGGTGGTCCTATAATAGAGCCGACAGCCAGAATGATGGTTATTACCCCTGTTTGTCCGCATACGCTTAATACCAGAAGCATTGTACTTTCACCCGAGAGCAGTATAAAGATAATTTCAAGAACAGCTGATAACACCGTTGTTTTTGACGGACATAATCAGATATCGGTAAAAGAAAATGACTACGTAGAGATAAGACCTTCAAGGAAAGTAACCCGAATTCTGAGAATTGGACAGGAAAGTTTCCTTTCATTACTTTCCCAGAAATTTAATTCATAA
- a CDS encoding peptide chain release factor 3 — MSDLAKQINKRRTFAIISHPDAGKTTLTEKFLLYGGQINLAGSVKGKATARHAVSDWMDIEKERGISVTSSVMQFEYDGFCINILDTPGHQDFSEDTYRTLMAADSAVMVIDGAKGVEPQTRKLFKVCGRRGIPVFTFINKMDRDARDTFDLVDEIEKELGIATCPINWPIGSGKDFKGVYDRSTGEIVEFADTFKGTKEGTETRIKLSDEAASTEAIGEDARELLMSEIELLDGASEPFDQEKVNQGKLSPVFFGSALTNFGVEIFLEYFLKMTIPPLPRVSNEGTIDPIAKNFSAFVFKIQANMNKAHRDRIAFMRICSGKFEGGMDVYHVQGAKQVRLLQPQQMMADDRHVVKEAYAGDIIGVFDPGIYSIGDTICTPPDKFAYAGIPTFAPEHFARVRQVDTMKRKQFVKGIEQIAQEGAIQIFQESNYGMEEIIVGVVGELQFEVLEYRLKSEYNVDIILEKLPYEFIRWIKNTETDLDSINGTSDMKKVRDLKGRPLLLFVNSWSIGMTLDRNEGLELEEYSEN, encoded by the coding sequence GTGTCAGATTTGGCTAAACAGATTAACAAAAGACGCACATTTGCGATCATTTCTCACCCTGATGCGGGTAAGACTACATTGACGGAGAAATTCCTTCTTTACGGCGGGCAGATAAATCTTGCCGGAAGTGTAAAGGGAAAGGCGACTGCGCGTCATGCCGTTTCTGACTGGATGGATATAGAAAAGGAAAGAGGTATTTCCGTTACTTCCTCCGTAATGCAGTTCGAATATGATGGCTTTTGCATAAATATTCTTGATACACCGGGACATCAGGACTTTTCTGAGGATACTTACAGAACTCTTATGGCTGCTGATTCTGCAGTGATGGTCATAGATGGAGCAAAGGGTGTAGAGCCTCAGACAAGAAAACTTTTTAAGGTTTGCGGACGTCGCGGAATACCCGTATTTACTTTTATAAATAAGATGGATAGGGATGCCAGGGATACATTTGATCTCGTTGATGAGATAGAAAAAGAACTTGGAATCGCAACATGTCCTATCAACTGGCCTATTGGTTCAGGTAAAGACTTTAAAGGTGTCTATGACAGATCAACCGGAGAAATTGTTGAATTTGCTGATACTTTCAAGGGAACCAAGGAGGGAACAGAGACAAGAATAAAGCTCAGTGATGAAGCTGCATCAACCGAGGCTATCGGAGAAGATGCCAGAGAGCTTTTGATGAGCGAGATAGAGCTTCTTGATGGAGCATCTGAACCTTTTGACCAGGAAAAGGTCAATCAGGGAAAACTTTCTCCTGTTTTCTTTGGCTCTGCACTTACTAATTTTGGTGTAGAGATATTTCTTGAGTATTTCCTTAAGATGACGATCCCTCCGCTTCCAAGGGTTTCAAACGAAGGAACTATAGATCCTATAGCAAAGAATTTTTCTGCTTTTGTATTTAAGATACAGGCTAATATGAATAAGGCTCACAGAGACAGAATTGCTTTCATGAGAATCTGTTCCGGAAAGTTCGAAGGCGGAATGGATGTCTACCATGTGCAGGGTGCAAAGCAGGTAAGACTTTTACAACCACAGCAGATGATGGCAGATGACAGACATGTTGTCAAGGAAGCCTATGCCGGAGACATTATCGGTGTCTTTGATCCGGGTATTTATTCTATCGGTGATACAATATGTACACCTCCGGATAAGTTTGCTTATGCCGGAATTCCTACATTTGCACCTGAGCATTTTGCTAGAGTACGTCAGGTAGATACCATGAAGAGAAAACAGTTTGTAAAGGGTATCGAACAGATCGCACAGGAAGGTGCTATTCAGATATTCCAGGAATCCAATTATGGAATGGAAGAGATCATAGTTGGTGTAGTTGGAGAGCTTCAGTTTGAAGTTCTTGAGTACAGGCTTAAGAGTGAATATAATGTTGATATAATCCTTGAGAAGCTTCCGTACGAGTTTATCCGTTGGATAAAGAATACAGAGACAGATCTTGATTCTATAAACGGAACTTCGGATATGAAGAAGGTTAGAGACCTTAAAGGCCGACCTCTTTTACTTTTTGTTAACTCATGGAGCATTGGAATGACACTTGACCGTAATGAAGGTCTTGAACTTGAGGAATACTCGGAAAATTAA
- a CDS encoding TlyA family RNA methyltransferase, whose amino-acid sequence MAKKRLDLLMVEQGLAESREKAKIYIMSGDVFVDGQREDKCGSTFDEKVTIEYKGKPQKYVSRGGLKLEKAMEVFPINLDGKICMDIGASTGGFTDCMLQNGASKVYSIDVGYGQLAWKLRSDSRVVCMEKTNFRYLTEEDISDHPEFASVDVSFISLSKILPAAFNILSDDAEMVCLIKPQFEAGREKVGKKGVVRDKKVHIEVIENVIAVAEEIGFVVLGLDFSPIRGPEGNIEYLLHISKNAETADGGFQHDLVESIVNSAHNVLDK is encoded by the coding sequence ATGGCAAAGAAAAGATTAGATCTTCTGATGGTAGAACAGGGACTTGCCGAGTCCAGAGAAAAAGCAAAGATATATATAATGTCCGGAGACGTGTTTGTCGATGGACAGCGCGAAGATAAATGCGGATCTACTTTCGATGAAAAAGTCACTATTGAATATAAGGGAAAGCCACAGAAATATGTGAGCAGAGGCGGATTAAAGCTTGAAAAAGCCATGGAGGTTTTTCCGATAAATCTTGATGGCAAGATCTGTATGGACATCGGAGCTTCTACAGGCGGATTTACTGACTGCATGCTTCAAAATGGTGCTTCAAAAGTTTATTCGATAGATGTTGGCTATGGACAGCTGGCATGGAAACTGAGAAGTGACAGCCGTGTAGTATGCATGGAGAAAACAAATTTCAGATATTTGACTGAGGAAGATATCAGTGATCATCCTGAATTTGCGTCAGTAGACGTATCTTTCATTTCTCTTTCAAAAATACTTCCTGCGGCATTTAATATCCTTTCAGATGATGCGGAAATGGTATGCCTTATAAAGCCACAGTTTGAGGCAGGACGCGAGAAAGTCGGAAAAAAAGGCGTTGTAAGAGATAAAAAAGTTCATATTGAAGTTATAGAAAATGTTATAGCAGTAGCTGAAGAAATTGGCTTCGTAGTTTTGGGACTTGACTTTTCTCCAATAAGAGGACCTGAGGGAAATATAGAGTACCTCCTTCATATAAGCAAAAACGCAGAAACAGCTGATGGCGGATTTCAGCATGATTTAGTTGAGTCTATTGTAAACTCAGCTCACAATGTACTGGATAAATAA
- the dxs gene encoding 1-deoxy-D-xylulose-5-phosphate synthase, translating into MILDRIKKSNDIKKIKPDEYALLAQEIRTFLIKKISENGGHLGSNLGAVELTMALHLSLRLPEDKIIFDVGHQSYTHKILTGRKMEFDSLRKYGGLAGFPKRGENEADAFDTGHSSTSISAGLGLVKARDLTGGKNTVVSVIGDGALTGGMAYEALNNAAKLKTNFIIILNDNNRSIAENVGGMSKYLQSIRTAEGYQDFKVNLQNMLQKTRRGKEVVDSLKRYKNSVKQLFVPGMLFEDMGLTYLGPVDGHDIKTMCRLINEAKKINHAVLIHVRTVKGRGYAPAECHPARFHGTEPFDIETGLPKANKKKAGWTDIFSTVMIKLASSNEKVCAITAAMPDGTGLNRFKNLYPDRFFDVGIAEEHAVTFAAGLAAGGMTPVVAVYSSFLQRAYDQILHDVCIQNLHVVFAIDRAGLVGADGETHQGVFDLSYLSSIPNMHIMAPKNKWELSDMLKFAVKFDGPIAMRYGRGTACDKMHEFRAPIEMGKSETLYDEGGIWLFAVGSMVETALDVREKLKEKGYKVSLVNARFVKPIDEEAVAYAIKSAKVLVTMEENVLNGAYGEKVRHYADSINANVPIINIGIPDAYIEHGNVDILKKITGIDADSVVEKVISVIGQD; encoded by the coding sequence TTGATTCTTGACAGAATAAAGAAATCAAATGACATAAAGAAAATTAAACCGGATGAGTATGCTCTTCTGGCTCAAGAGATCAGAACATTTCTCATTAAAAAGATTTCTGAGAATGGTGGACATCTTGGCTCAAATCTTGGTGCAGTAGAGCTCACAATGGCTCTTCATCTGTCACTCAGACTTCCGGAAGATAAGATTATTTTTGACGTTGGACATCAGTCTTATACACACAAAATCCTTACAGGACGTAAGATGGAGTTTGACAGTTTGAGAAAGTACGGCGGTCTTGCGGGATTTCCTAAACGAGGGGAAAATGAAGCAGATGCATTTGATACCGGTCATTCTTCAACGTCTATATCGGCAGGATTGGGTCTTGTAAAGGCGAGAGACCTCACGGGAGGAAAAAATACGGTTGTTTCTGTGATCGGAGATGGTGCTCTGACCGGAGGAATGGCCTATGAAGCTCTTAATAATGCAGCTAAGTTAAAAACAAATTTCATTATTATCCTGAATGATAATAATCGTTCTATAGCCGAAAATGTCGGAGGTATGTCAAAATACCTTCAGAGTATAAGAACTGCGGAGGGATACCAAGATTTTAAGGTCAATCTTCAGAATATGCTTCAGAAGACAAGACGCGGAAAAGAAGTAGTTGACAGCTTGAAGCGTTATAAAAATTCAGTAAAACAGCTTTTTGTCCCGGGAATGCTTTTTGAAGATATGGGTCTTACTTACCTCGGACCGGTTGACGGACATGATATAAAGACTATGTGCAGATTGATCAATGAGGCTAAAAAGATCAACCATGCCGTTCTTATTCATGTTCGTACTGTTAAGGGAAGAGGATATGCTCCTGCAGAATGTCATCCTGCAAGGTTTCATGGAACCGAGCCTTTTGATATAGAAACGGGACTTCCGAAAGCAAATAAGAAAAAAGCCGGCTGGACAGATATTTTCTCAACTGTAATGATAAAGCTTGCTTCAAGTAATGAGAAAGTATGCGCGATAACTGCTGCAATGCCTGACGGAACAGGACTTAACCGTTTTAAGAATCTTTATCCTGACAGATTTTTTGATGTTGGAATTGCTGAAGAACATGCGGTTACATTTGCGGCAGGACTGGCAGCAGGAGGTATGACACCTGTTGTGGCTGTTTACTCAAGCTTCTTGCAAAGAGCTTATGATCAGATTCTGCACGATGTATGCATCCAGAATCTTCATGTTGTTTTTGCCATCGACAGGGCAGGACTTGTTGGTGCTGATGGAGAAACTCATCAGGGAGTATTTGATCTTTCTTATCTTTCATCTATTCCAAATATGCACATTATGGCTCCTAAGAATAAATGGGAACTCTCAGATATGCTTAAATTTGCCGTTAAATTTGATGGTCCTATAGCTATGAGATACGGTCGTGGAACAGCCTGCGATAAAATGCACGAGTTCCGTGCACCGATAGAAATGGGCAAGTCAGAGACACTCTATGATGAGGGCGGCATATGGCTTTTTGCTGTAGGTTCTATGGTAGAGACTGCGCTTGATGTCAGAGAAAAACTTAAAGAAAAGGGTTATAAGGTATCTCTGGTCAATGCCAGATTTGTAAAGCCGATCGATGAAGAAGCAGTTGCATATGCTATTAAATCAGCTAAAGTTCTGGTTACTATGGAAGAGAATGTTCTGAATGGTGCATATGGCGAGAAAGTTCGGCATTATGCTGATTCGATAAATGCAAATGTTCCGATAATCAATATCGGAATTCCAGATGCATATATTGAGCATGGTAATGTTGATATATTAAAGAAAATTACAGGAATTGATGCTGATTCCGTTGTAGAAAAAGTAATTAGTGTTATAGGACAGGATTAA
- a CDS encoding polyprenyl synthetase family protein, whose amino-acid sequence MELKKSFNEAMNQRVDYVESVLKKYLPAEEGYAAKIAEAINYSVLSSGKRLRPLIMNETYNMYGGRSQLIEPFMAALEMIHTYSLVHDDLPAMDNDEYRRGKKTTHAVYGAGMATLAGDALLNLAFETALSAFDMEKENTERIIKASQILAKKSGIKGMVGGQAADVDAEETGRNLDESELMFIHENKTAALLECSLMLGAVLAGAPDKDIEILEEIGYSVGMAFQIRDDILDVEGNEKILGKHVGSDAENGKVTYVTLKGLEQAQVDVEVLSEKAMELLGQLSAKNEFLEELIEYLVNRVK is encoded by the coding sequence ATGGAACTGAAGAAGAGTTTCAATGAGGCCATGAATCAGCGTGTTGATTACGTTGAGTCAGTATTGAAGAAATATCTTCCGGCCGAAGAAGGATATGCAGCAAAGATTGCAGAAGCTATCAATTATTCTGTTTTAAGCTCGGGTAAAAGGCTCAGACCGCTCATTATGAATGAGACTTATAACATGTATGGCGGAAGAAGTCAGCTGATAGAGCCATTTATGGCAGCACTCGAGATGATTCATACTTATTCGCTGGTGCATGATGATCTCCCTGCAATGGATAATGACGAGTACAGAAGAGGCAAAAAAACTACTCATGCAGTATATGGTGCAGGTATGGCAACACTTGCAGGTGATGCGCTTTTGAATCTGGCATTTGAAACTGCTCTTTCTGCATTTGATATGGAAAAAGAAAATACGGAAAGAATAATAAAGGCCAGTCAGATATTGGCAAAGAAATCCGGAATAAAAGGAATGGTCGGAGGCCAGGCTGCAGATGTTGATGCTGAGGAGACCGGACGGAATTTAGATGAGTCAGAGCTTATGTTCATACATGAGAATAAGACAGCTGCACTTCTTGAATGTTCGCTCATGCTTGGCGCAGTTCTTGCCGGAGCTCCTGATAAGGATATCGAAATATTAGAAGAAATTGGTTATAGTGTCGGTATGGCATTTCAGATAAGAGACGACATTCTGGATGTTGAAGGAAATGAAAAAATACTTGGAAAGCATGTTGGCTCAGATGCAGAGAATGGAAAAGTTACTTACGTAACTCTTAAAGGTCTTGAGCAGGCACAGGTTGATGTTGAAGTTTTATCAGAAAAGGCTATGGAACTGTTAGGACAGCTTTCCGCAAAAAATGAGTTCCTTGAAGAACTTATAGAATATCTTGTAAATCGGGTGAAATAA